The genomic stretch AAGCGATTGAACTCAGAGACAACGATGCCCAAAAATACGGAGGTAAAGGTGTGGAGAAGGCTGTGCAGCATGTCAATGAAACCATTCAGGAAGCACTGGTAGGATGGGAAGTTACCGATCAGGAAGGTATTGACCAGACGATGATTGAACTGGATGGCACAGAAAACAAATCAAAACTGGGAGCCAATGCCATGCTGGCTGTCAGCCTGGCTGTGGCCAAAGCAGCCGCTTCCGAGCTGGGCATGCCGCTGTATCGCTATGTGGGAGGTGTAAGGGCCAGCCTGCTGCCCGTGCCATTGATGAACATCTTGAACGGAGGCGTGCATGCCGATAATAAAATCGACTTTCAAGAATTTATGATTGTGCCTCACGGCGCGCCTAGCTTCAATGAGGCTTTGCGTTGGGGAGTGGAAATTTTCCATAGCCTGAAAAAAGTATTGAAACAAAAGGGATATTCCACCAACGTGGGCGATGAAGGCGGATTTGCTCCCGATCTGCAGCACAACGAAGAGGCTATTGAACTGGTGCTGGGTGCCATTGAAGCTGCAGGCTATCGGCCGGGCAGTCAGGTAGCCATTGCCCTTGACCCCGCTGCCAGCGAAATGTATGTGGCTGAAGAAAAGAAATATCGTTTTTATAAATCCGATGGCCGGATGCTCACCCCGGCCGAAATGGTGGAATTCTGGGCTTCGTGGGTTGAAAAATATCCCATCGTATCCCTGGAAGATGGCATGGCAGAAGATGACTGGGAAGGATGGAAATTGCTTACCCAGCGGCTAGGTAATCGCATCCAGCTGGTAGGTGATGACCTGTTTGTAACCAATGTAAAGCGGCTGGAACAAGGTATTTCCCAGGGTGTGGGCAACAGCATTCTGATCAAGGTAAACCAGATCGGCACTCTTACGGAAACCATTGCCTGCGTGCAGATGGCACAACATCATGGCTATACCACCATCATAAGCCATCGTTCCGGCGAAACAGAAGATACTACTATCGCCGACCTGGCCGTGGCACTGGGCTGCGGGCAGATTAAAACCGGTTCGGCTTCCCGTACTGACAGGATTGCCAAATATAACCAGCTGCTGCGCATTGAAGAAGTCTTGGGAGATCTGGCACGTTTCCCCAAAAATCTTTTTAAATTACAGTAGTTTCACATGCTTCGTTATTCCATCCTATTCAGATCATGAAGCGGTTGCCTGCCTGGAGCAAAAACAAATACGTATTCACCGCCCTGGCTTTTGGGTTGTGGATGCTGTGTTTTGATCACGATGATCTGATTACCCAATGGCATCTGAGCTATCAGATCCGTGAGCTGGAGCAGAAAAAAAACTTCTATCAGCAGCAGATTGAGCAAGCCGAACAGCAGAAAGCAGCCCTGCAGCACAATGCAGTTCAGCTGCTGCAGTTTGCGCGTACCCGTTATTATTTCAAGCCTCCGCAGGCCGATTTGTACAATATCACATTTGAAAAAAGCCATTGATACTGACAATAATTTGAGGTGACCATCGTTTAATATTCGATTAACATGGAAAAGATGGTTTCACCTCAAATTTCCGGTTCATGGCCAATTTTACTCCTGAAGAAAAATTTTCTCCGGATGGCGGAGAGCGACAGTCCTCTATCGAAGAAACCATTCGCAGCCTTGGACTCACAGGTGAGGAGGCAGAGGCAGCCCGCCAGATCCTGGAGCAGTTAGATCAGTTGCAAATCCCGCCCGATCCGGCCACCATTCGTACCATCCTGCTGCATGCGGCCCTGAAGAAAAATGGTTCTCTTTCCGAACGCATCCAGGGAAAATAATTTTCATCCCCTCTGTTTGGTTGTTTCCCGAATCACATGAAATATACAGGTTCGCAACAAGTGCGGCCATGCCGTATTTTTGTCGGGCATGAAAGCAAAAGAAAAAGCAGACTTTCTGGTCAGTTATTTTGAAAAACATCTGCCCGATGCCCAAACTGAATTGCATTATGCAAATCCCTACCAGCTCCTGGTGGCAGTGATGCTATCGGCCCAATGTACAGATAAACGGGTAAATCAGGTGACACCGGCCTTTTTTCAGGCATTTCCTGATGTATATACGCTGGCCAATGCTTCATTTGAAGATGTATTTCCGCTGATTAAAAGCATCAGCTATCCCAACAGCAAGACGCGGCATCTGATAGCTGCCGCACAGGCCATCGTACAACAATACCAGGGTGAAATTCCGCGTGATGTGGAGTCGCTGATGAAACTGCCTGGTGTGGGACGAAAGACAGCCAATGTACTGACAGCTGTATTGTATGAACAACCCAATATGCCGGTTGATACGCATGTATTCCGGGTATCGCACCGGCTGGGACTGGTGCCCGCTTCTGCCCGCACGCCTTTGAAGGTAGAGCAACGGCTGGTGAAATTATTCCCGCCCGACAAAATTCATAAAGCCCACCACTGGCTCATTTTGCACGGGCGTTATGTATGCACGGCCCGCAATCCTAAATGCGAAATCTGTGACCTGAAAGCAATCTGCAACTATTACCAGCGCATGGAACGGAAAAAAGCTGTTTCTCCGGCCCAAGCATTATCCGAAAAAAAGAAAAGACGCAATACCTCTTCTTAACGCGGGGATGCAGGCAACCAGTTGTTGCTGATCAGCCAGTTGCGCAGCCTGTCCATCCATGAATCGGGAGTGGCGGGGTTATGCATACCGAAGCCATGAGGCCCTTTTTCATACAGGTGCATTTCAACTGGTACCCCGTGCTGGTGCAGGGCAAGGTACATGGCCACGCTGTTGCCCACCTTTACTCCCGGATCGGCGCTGGATTGCATGATGAAGGCGGGTGGAGTTTCCGCAGTCACCTCCATCTCGGCGGAGAAGGCACGAATTTGTTCCGGAGAAGGATGTTCACCCAGCAGATGCGTGCGCGAGCCCATGTGTGTCAGGCTATCAGTCATGCTGATCACCGGGTAGCATAAAATCATGAAATCGGGCCGCAGGGAAATATGAGCTGGGTTATCGATAAAGTTTTCCTCGAAACGGGTGCCCGCCATAGCTGCCAGATGCCCGCCCGCAGAAAAGCCCATAATACCAATCTGATGGGGATTAATATGCCATTCTGCTGCATGTTCGCGCACGAGCTGGATGGCGCGCTGGGCATCCTGAAGCGGGCCGATGGATTTATTTACCATGATCCGGTCGTCTGGCAACCGGTATTTCAGCACAAAGGCTGCAATGCCCCATCCCTGCAGGGTTTGTGCCACATCGTATCCTTCGTGTTTGATCGCCAGGATGCTGTATCCGCCGCCCGGGCAGATGATGATAGCCGTGCCTGTAGCCCGCGCAGGATCCGGCAAATAGGCCGTCAGGGTAGGCCGGGTAACCCCGCTGATCCGCACTATGCCATGGGCATCAGTGGTAGAAATCTCGTGTACAGCCGTATCGGGCTTTGCATTTGGAATATGGCCGTCATACAGCGGTATTACCTGCTGAGCCCGGATTGAAAAAGTCATACTCATGAAAACAACAAGAGCAGGAATGG from Thermoflavifilum aggregans encodes the following:
- a CDS encoding septum formation initiator; the protein is MKRLPAWSKNKYVFTALAFGLWMLCFDHDDLITQWHLSYQIRELEQKKNFYQQQIEQAEQQKAALQHNAVQLLQFARTRYYFKPPQADLYNITFEKSH
- the nth gene encoding endonuclease III gives rise to the protein MKAKEKADFLVSYFEKHLPDAQTELHYANPYQLLVAVMLSAQCTDKRVNQVTPAFFQAFPDVYTLANASFEDVFPLIKSISYPNSKTRHLIAAAQAIVQQYQGEIPRDVESLMKLPGVGRKTANVLTAVLYEQPNMPVDTHVFRVSHRLGLVPASARTPLKVEQRLVKLFPPDKIHKAHHWLILHGRYVCTARNPKCEICDLKAICNYYQRMERKKAVSPAQALSEKKKRRNTSS
- a CDS encoding alpha/beta hydrolase, which produces MISFRETMQKSIPALVVFMSMTFSIRAQQVIPLYDGHIPNAKPDTAVHEISTTDAHGIVRISGVTRPTLTAYLPDPARATGTAIIICPGGGYSILAIKHEGYDVAQTLQGWGIAAFVLKYRLPDDRIMVNKSIGPLQDAQRAIQLVREHAAEWHINPHQIGIMGFSAGGHLAAMAGTRFEENFIDNPAHISLRPDFMILCYPVISMTDSLTHMGSRTHLLGEHPSPEQIRAFSAEMEVTAETPPAFIMQSSADPGVKVGNSVAMYLALHQHGVPVEMHLYEKGPHGFGMHNPATPDSWMDRLRNWLISNNWLPASPR
- the eno gene encoding phosphopyruvate hydratase, giving the protein MSAIVSIHARQILDSRGNPTVEAEVFTEDDGYGVAAVPSGASTGVHEAIELRDNDAQKYGGKGVEKAVQHVNETIQEALVGWEVTDQEGIDQTMIELDGTENKSKLGANAMLAVSLAVAKAAASELGMPLYRYVGGVRASLLPVPLMNILNGGVHADNKIDFQEFMIVPHGAPSFNEALRWGVEIFHSLKKVLKQKGYSTNVGDEGGFAPDLQHNEEAIELVLGAIEAAGYRPGSQVAIALDPAASEMYVAEEKKYRFYKSDGRMLTPAEMVEFWASWVEKYPIVSLEDGMAEDDWEGWKLLTQRLGNRIQLVGDDLFVTNVKRLEQGISQGVGNSILIKVNQIGTLTETIACVQMAQHHGYTTIISHRSGETEDTTIADLAVALGCGQIKTGSASRTDRIAKYNQLLRIEEVLGDLARFPKNLFKLQ